The Helicobacter ibis DNA segment TATTAATTTCTTAACATCATTTACATATGAAGCATGAATAACATTATTTTGGATACTAAGATTCTCATATATAAAATCTGCCCTTTGTGCCACATTAGAAGCTCCACATGGAAGGACTGCAACTAGAAACACAACATCAGGTTTTTCTTTTTTAAAAAATTCAAAAACATCTTGTTGATTTACCAAATCTAGCTCACTTCTAGTTCTTAAAACCAAATTAGAATACCCATTATTTTGTAATTCACTAACTATGGAACTACCAGCACAACCTCTGTGTCCAGCGACAAAAATCTTAGAATCTTTTTTCATTATCTACCCTTTGCTTCAATATCTCTATCTGACAATATTGGATCTATATCTCCCCATTTTATATTGAATCTCTTATCATTCCATGGATATGTAAATTGCCTATCAAAATCAGTATATTCTCCGTTATATGCAAGCTTATAGTAATACACAGCTTCTTTGCTTCTTACATAATGCGCATTACCAAAATTTGGTGGGATAAGAATCATTTTTTGGTTTTTTGTATTTATAATAAATCCCTCGTATTTACCAAAATTTGGACTATCCTCCCTACAATCTACAACAACTTGCATAACTTCACCATAAACACATGTCACAAACTTCCATGTATTGCTATCACCATGAATCCCCCTTAAAACATTAAAATGGGAATTAATAAATTTATCATGGCAAAATCTAGTGCCTTTAACTAAACTTTTTAAAGATTCTTCCATAAAGGCACTCCAAATATCACCCCGTAAATCACTAAATTTATTTGGCTCAATTATATATACTTCAGGTAAAATTAACGATTGCCTAATTTTAAAGTCTATTGCCATATATAGCTCCCTTTAATTCTTGTATCTCTTTATAAATAGTATCTAATGCAAAGTTGGTAAATGTATTTTCTTTTCTAGTTGTGTTGTAGAAATTTAACAAAGCAGATTGTGAGATACTTCTTGCAATTAGCTCCTTTTCACTAACGCTCTCTAATGGTAAATACAAATGAGCTGGTATAAACTCACTCTGAAAAGCAGACCACAAATCCCAATGAACATATTTTAGATCTCTCATAACTCTATCTATTCTTACAAAATCTGGAGCAAAATTTGCCTCTAAATAAATTATAGGTCTATTTTTAGCTATCAAATCGCCCCCCCCCCGACTACTTCTGCTTCCATACCTTCAACATCAATCTTAATTGCAGATATCTTTTCTTTTATATTAAAGCTATCTAATGTTTTGCATTGTATAGATTCTCTACCTTCTTTTTCGCCCATGCTTAATGACATAGCACCCATATTTTCCACATACTCTACATCAAAATAAGCCTTATGTTCCTTATTTGAAATTCCACAATTATGTATCTTAACTCTTTTTTCAAATTTATTTAGCTTAACACTCTCTTGTGCTATACAAAATAGTTTCTTATTTGCTTCAAATCCTATTACATTTATGCCATGTGCGGCTAGATACATCGCATGATTCCCTATATTTAAACCCACATCAAGCACATACGAATCCTTATCTAACCTACTTACCATATCCTCTAATAATACATGCTCAAAAGGTCTATTTTCTGCATAAAGTATCTTTTGGATTGCATCTACCTCTTTGTTTGGTAAATACATCTTATAACTCACACTACCAACTTTTATGGTTAAAATATCATTCTTATTCATAATATCTCCTCACTTTAAAAATTCTTCACTTTTATACTTTGAAACATACATTGCAATACTCTTTTCTTCTATTGCTTTTTTATAGAAGTTTTCATGCATATACAAAAATTGACCTTCCCCTCTTCTATACGCATCTTTTGGATCTTGGTCTAGTATTTTAAAGATAAAATCATAGATTCTATTATTATAATATTCATAAGATTCTACTTCTAAAAATATAGGTTCATTTATCATTTCTTTAAATAATTTATCATCACTATCAATCCTCTTTATATCTTCGACCATATCTTTTAGAGTTGGATAATTTAAAGCATTTATAAAAGCTTTTGGATTAATCACAAAATCACTCTTCCTATCATCGCCAAACCCACTAATAACAGGATCTCCCCAATAAATAGGTATGCACCCAGCAATAAATGCATCAAAAATACGCTCGGTAGTATATCCAGCATAGCTAGAATTCTCAAAACACAAATTAAATTTATAATCTTTTAGCCAATTAATCTTAGAAGTAAATACATCATCTCCCCATCTATTACCAACTGCACCACCAATATTATTTCTCCAATTCCCACCAGAATCTACTTGTTTATACTTACTAATCTCATCAAATGCCTTATCTCTCTCTAATCCTACAATGCCCCAGCCACTATTTGTAGCCATGAATCCACAAAACTTAGTCTTTTTGTAATTTCTCTTTAGCTTTGGATTTAAGACAATCCTTTGTTCCTCTCCTAAAGCACCTATATAACATATTCTCTCATGTCTATCGCCAAAGCTCATATAATCAAAATCGATACCATAATCAGCTATATTCCAATTTGTCCGAACATTCTCATAAGTTACAAAAATTCTAGGACAAGAGAAGTTGATATGTCTATATCCATATGGACCATATATTAAAAAATCAGGTTCATTTGAGTACTCCACTTCAAACTTTTCATTAATTTTCTTTATAATTCCATCTTTCCAAAAATTCTCTTCAGTCTCTACATTCCACCAATCAACAATTCTCAATTTTATTTTTTTCTTACTTATCTGTTGTGTTTTTTTAGTTTTTGCCATTATCTACCACCATTATCATTAATCAAAATACAATTAGAAAAATTATCAAATATTTCTTTATTATAATCCCTAAAAATAGCATATTGACACTTATTAGATAGAATCCTTGCTAATGCACCAAGTGGAGTAGTTGAGATTATTCCGCCAGTATGCATTGAAAAATACAATGCCTCTTCTAATGAAGTTACAAAAAACTCAGATATGAATGGTAATTTTTCTAAAAAAGGCACAATATATTGAGAAAAATATCCATAATCATGAACTAAAAAATGAAATTTTATATTACTGCTTAGCGAGTTCATAACATACATTGACTTAGCTATAAAATCAGTAGATAACTTTCTACCATAACTCCCATGATACAAGTTTAAAGTATCATCTATATAAAACGCACAAGAATTAGAATCTAAAGATATAGACTGCATTAATGATTCATTGTTAGCTTTAAAGTTAGCAATCAAAAAGTCTCTATATATCAAAATTAAAGGCATCATATCACCATATCCAACAATATATAGAGGTGCTTTTAGTGTATATATAGATTCCTTTGTGATTAGTTCTATTTTATATTGCTGAAACTCATTTATCTCTTCTTTTGTTGCATAGTTAAAAACTAAGTTTGGAAAAATAAATCTCAACAATGAATCATAGCAATAAGTAGCTTCATTATTTACTTTTCTAAACGAATTTGTAACTGTATCAAATTTAACATCATATCCTTTATCTGTTAGATATTTATATAATGCAACAAAACCTATCTGCGATACTACAGATCCCTCAAGTCTAATGATTATTGTGTTTTTCATAGAATTCCTAAAAACAGAGAAAGTGGTACGCCCGGAGGAATTCGAATCCCCGACCTACAGGACCGCAACCTGTTGCTCTATCCAGCTGAGCTACGGACGCATATGGTGGAGTGTAGGGGGATCGAACCCCTGACCTCAACGCTGCCAGCGTTGCGCTCTCCCAGCTGAGCTAACACCCCTCTTAAAAAGTATAAGCGTTTATTATATGGAAATCTCTATTAAAATTCTATAAAGCTAATTTATAGTTTTTATATATTTTTCTACTTCACTTTGTAATTCTTCTAATGTGCCATTATTGTAAATTACATAACTAGCAAGGTTTTTTTTATCATCTAATGACATTTGAGATTCTATCTTCTTTAATGCCATAGAATCATTTATATTATCTCTAAGCATAATCCTATTTAAGCGAACATCTAAACTAGCATACACAAGCACTACATTAGAAATATCGTAATTTCTTGTCTCATAAAATAGCGGTATATCTATAAAATAAGGGAATTTCTTCTCTTCTAAGCTAGAAGCTAGAATCTCTATTTTATTTTTTATTAGCGGGTGAAGTATGGATTCTAGCTCTTTTTTTACATCTTTATTAGAAAAGACAATCTCACCAAGCTTTCTTCTATCTACCTTGCCATAACTTAGAATCTCACTGCCAAACCTCTCAACAACCAACCAAGAATTATCCTCCAAAACCTCATGCGAGATTCTATCAGCACAAATGACACTATATCCATATAGCTTAAGTAGCGATGAAGTCGTGCTTTTACCGCTACCAATTCCACCAGTTAGCGCTATTGCATATTTGAATTTCAATTTTTTACAATACCATAGAGCTTATTTTTGATTGATTTTGGAATTACAAAAGAGCTAAGATGCAAGTTTGCACAATAATATTCCAAATCATCTAACATATCTGCCCTTTGTAGCATAATATCAGCAGTTGGGTGATACTTCTTTGAGGCAAACATGTAGCAATCTTTCAAACTCAAAGACAAAGGAGCGATAAAAGGCATAAGAATCCTAAAATCACCAAAACCTCTCAAAAACTCTTCAGCCTTATCAAACTCAAGCATTAAATGTGGCATATGCGAAATTAAGATTCCATCATCACTCAATACTTCCTTATATGAGGCTACATCGGAGTTTAGCGAAATAACAATATCATACAAGCTAGAATCTTCAACACTCTTTTTTATAAACATTTCTTTATCTTGAGATATGTGGGAGAACCTATTATTCTTAAAAATACTCTGATAATGCGGAAAAAAGCTAATTAAAGTCTCTAGCACATCTAAATCTTGTTGCAAGAAATCAACACTAAGCCCTTCATGCTTTGTTAGCTCATGTGCTATTTCAATGTTGAATCCACCGACAATCAAAGCTCTTTTTGGATTCTTATGAGAACAAGCCGCAATATGTGCTAAAAGCTCACTTTGAATGCTAAGTGTGCTTTGTAGCATCACATAACCATCTATAAAAGCTATATTCCCAAAAAACTCCGAATCAAAAAGCTCTAAAGTATGCTTCTCTCCAGTTACTTCTGTTATTTTGTTTTTAATTTTATATTCTTGCTGAATCTTCTCTTCATAGGACTTAGTTAGCCACATGCTAGCCTCCTATTTTATCTCTAAATACAATTTTTCATTTTTAAATGAAATACCGCCGTCATTTAGCTTCTCTATAACGCTAGTATTGTTTGTTAAATTACCCACTATTTCATTTTCTATTTGAACTAACTTTTCCTCACACATCATTCTAGTCATTCCTGCATGAGATACTTCAAATTTATTACCTTCTATTTTATATTCTGCAAAAAAATGATTACATCCTGCCTTGCCAACAACTTTTCCTTCTTTAAAAGACAAATAAAAATCTTCACTATTTTTATAATTTAAAAATGTAGTCTTATCACCAACTTTATAAGTATCTATTTTCCATTTTTCCTTTTGTTTTAAGATTTCATCAAAATTATATTGCCCTACATTATTCACAGACGCCTCATCTTGTTTTAAATCACTTTTTAACGAACAACCACTAAACATAACCGCACCTACAACTGCCAAACTTACAACTATATTTTTCATTTTTTTCCTTTATTTTAATCTTACAATATCTACTTTTGCATTTGAACGCAATTTTTCAAAATACTCATATATTAAATAATCTTCCTTGCTAACTAGCATTTTTTGCCTAACTACCTCTTTTACATTTTCAAATGGTAGTAAAGTTGGATTATTTTTAGCCTTTATTAAAAATGTAACATACTCATCTCCAATAGGGAAAATAGGGGTAAAAGCACCAATTTTTGTCTGTGTGAATGCAGAGACAATTTGAGGATTTAAAGCCATTGTTTGCAAGATTTCATTTTCTCTTTTTACATTTTTAGGTATATTCTTACCATTGCTAATTAGAATTTGTTCTAATGCAACATTATCATAGCTATAAAACTTCACAACATCAATGCTTTGCGGTATGGAGAATTCATTTTTATTTTCTTCATAATAATTTCTCAAATCCTGATCGCTTACCATCTTTAGGCTCTCGCTTGAAATTGCCTGATATAGCTTTCTTTCCTCTATTGATGATTTTATTTCATTTTTGTAGCTTTCCCAATTTATACCTTTACCTTCTATGAAGCTTTTAATCTTATCTGGCGTGATATTATTTTTCTTGGCTAATAATTTTATTTCATCTTCTATATCTAGCTCTGTTACTACTATCTTTCTTTTTTCCATTTCTTCTTTATGTAGTCTTTGATTTATAAGTCTATCTACTGCTATATCTTGCGATACCTTATCTCTTTGTTGCACTCTAAGTAGTTCTAAAATAGTCACTGGAGAACCATTTACATAGAATGCAATACCATTTACAAGTGCAGGCTCACTCAACAAAAATCCGCTAAAAACTAAAGCTAATAAACTTTTTTTCATACTTCCACCATTTCCTATAAAAGTCTTAATTTACATAATTCTATCAAATTGTTTTTAAAATATCACACAAAACAGCCCAAAATTTCCTAAAACTCTCTATATCCATTTTTTCTCCAAGAGAATGCGGATGAAATATACTAGGACCTATTGATAAAAAGCTAATATTAGGATATTTCTCTTTTAAGATTCCACATTCTAGCCCTGCATGAATACTTTTTATCTTAACTTTGTTGTTATGGATTTTAAATACCCTATATACATGGTTTAAAAACTCACTATCTTCCCTCTCCCATGGATTATATAAATCAACTACATTACTAGCAAAACCAAAACTACCTAGAATCTCTTGTGTGTTTTGTATATTTTCTTTCATGCTATTTTCTTTATTGCCACGACCCATAATATAAACATAAACCTCATCATCAATTTGCCTTAAGATTCCTACATTGCTTGATAGAATAACCCCACTATCATCACTATCTATAACGCCATTTTTCACACTTAATAGACCATTTATTAAATTATTTGCAACAAATGCCATATTGTTAAACTCCACATTCTTAACCTCAAAAAGTGAAGTATCAATATCCAAGATATAATCATTCCTTAATGCAATCTCTAAAGTAGCATTAGTCGGTATTGAATTTCGCTTCTCTCCACCACTAAGTCCAACTAATATCCCACCATCATCAATTAACTTTTGTGCAACATAGCATATGGATAAGATTGCATTTTGTATATCTTTATGTATCTCAATCCCACTATGTCCTCCTATAAATCTATCTTTATTGGTTGATATTTCAACTATCTTATAATCACTTGGAATCTCTATTTGCTCTAACTTTATTTTACACTCTAAATCATATCCACCAGCACAACTACAAACAATCTCATCAATATCTTCGCTATCACAATTAATCATAACTTTAGATTCTATATCTAGCGTAATGTTTTTTGCCCCTATCATACCTATTTCTTCATCTATGGTAAACAAGCATTCTAAATTATCAAAATCCCTTAAAGCTAATATCATGCAAGCTAGTGCAGCTCCATTATCAGCTCCAAGACTAGAATGCTTAGCCTTTAAAAATCCATCTTTAATATATGGCTCTATGCCAAAAGATTCACTCTCACTTACATAAACCATATCTATATGCCCTTGCAAACACACCTTTGGCTTACCCTTCTTAGCTAACAAATTACCAGCACTATCGATAGTTACACTAGCTCCATATTCTAATGCCTTATTTTTAATCCACTCTCTTAGAGATTCACACTCTCCACTAGCATGAGGAATATTACATATCTCTAAAAATACCTTTAATGGCTCAAAAGAATCTATTTCTATTTTTGACATAAAACCTCCTTATGATCTTTACAATAATCAACAATCTTTCCGTGGAATCTAGCATATAGCTCATTTAATCCTATCTCTTTATTATACAACTTACATACAGATTCATAGTTTTCTAACAATCCACTAACTAGCCACTCTTTTATATCCTCATAATTATCTAGCTCATAGCCATAGAATCTTAAAAGCTTGTATGTATAGTTATCTGCCACCATTTCATCTCTTAAAGCACCATAACAAAGGATAGAATCAGCACTCTCACAACCAATGCCCTTTTGTGCTAAAAGCCACTCTCTGCTAACATTCACACAAAAACAATCAAAATCACCAAAAGTTTCCAAAATATTTTGACAAATAGCAATTATTCTTGTTGATTTTCGCTTATAAAATCCTACATTATTTATGTAAGTTTGTAATTCTATTTCTTTCATATTTGCTATTTTTTCTAATGATAAAAGCTTATTATTTCTTAGCTTATCAATAGCGATAAATGCTTGTTCCCAGCGAGTATTTTGAACCAAAATTGCACCAAGTATTACTTCAAACTCTCCAGTATTAGGCCACCATAATTTATGTGGAGGATTTTTTAAATATCCGCTGTTTTTTAAAAATTCTAAAAGCATAAAACTATTTTCCAAATACACCTCTTTGTTTTTCAAAATTTTAAAATTTTTTTGGATAAAATCAAAGTTTTAATTTGCTAAATGGAGTAATAATGGCACTTGATGAAAACAAGCAAAAAGCAATAGATTTAGCTATAAAACAAATAGATAAAGCTTTTGGTAAGGGCGCATTAATAAGGCTTGGCGATAAACCTGTAGAAAAAATAGATAGCATTAGCACTGGCTCACTAGGGCTTGATATAGCTCTAGGCATAGGAGGAATCCCAAAAGGAAGAATAATAGAAATTTATGGACCTGAAAGCTCTGGTAAGACAACTCTAGCTCTACAAATAGTAGCAGAATGTCAGAAAAATGGTGGTATATGTGCATTTATCGATGCAGAACACGCACTAGATGTAACATATGCTAAAAATCTTGGAGTAGATATAGAAAATCTACTAGTATCTCAACCAGACTTTGGAGAACAAGCATTAGAGATTTTAGAGACGCTTACAAGAAGTGGTGGTATTGATTTAGTTATTATAGATTCAGTTGCGGCTCTAACGCCAAAGAGTGAGATTGAAGGCGATATGGGCGACCAACATGTAGGACTTCAAGCAAGACTTATGAGTCAAGCATTGCGTAAAGTAACAGGTGTCATACATAAAATGAACACAACGGTTATTTTTATAAACCAGATTCGTATGAAAATAGGTGTCATGGGATATGGTAGCCCAGAGACTACCACAGGTGGAAACGCACTTAAATTCTATGCAAGTGTAAGGGTTGATGTAAGAAGAGTAGCCACTCTAAAACAAGGCGACCAAAATATAGGAAACAGAGTAAAAGTAAAAGTAGTCAAAAACAAAGTTGCACCGCCTTTTAGAGGGGCAGAGTTTGATATTATGTTTGGTGAAGGGATAAGCAAGGAAGGTGAGCTAATTGATTATGGTGTAAAGCTTGATATTGTAGATAAAAGTGGTGCATGGCTTAGCTATGGGGATAAAAAGCTAGGACAAGGCAAAGAAAATGCAAAAATATTCCTAAAAGAAAACCCAGAAATAGCACAAGAAATAGAAGAAAAAATAAAAGCATCAATTTCTATTGCAGATGATTTATCAGCTAGTGATGATGTAGAAGAATAGGAGTTAAGTAATGATTTTTATAGACAATATAGAAGCACAAGAAGTGCTAGATAGCAGAGGAAATCCAACAATAAAAGCAAGTGTAACACTCAGTGATGGTAGCATAGGCAGTGCCATAGTACCAAGTGGTGCTAGCACTGGCAAAAGAGAAGCACTAGAGCTAAGAGATAATGATTCTAGATTCTTAGGTAAAGGCGTATTAAAAGCATGTGAAAATATACACACAGAGATTTATGAAACACTAGTTGGTCTAAGCCCATTTGACCAAAACAAAATAGACAGCCTAATGATAGAACTAGATGGAAGTGATAACTTCTCTAGGCTTGGGGCAAATGCAACACTAGGCGTATCGATGGCTACTGCAAGAGCCGCAGCAAATAGCCTAAGAATCCCTCTTTATAGATATTTAGGTGGAGCTAGTGCATTAACCCTTCCAACTCCTATGCTAAATATCATAAATGGTGGTAGCCACGCAGATAACACGGTTGATTTTCAAGAGTATATGATTATGCCTGTTGGATTTGAATGCTTTAGCGAGGCTATGAGAGCTAGCGCAGAAATCTATCAACACTTAAAAAAGATTCTAAAAGATTCTAAACATATAACAAGCATAGGAGATGAAGGTGGGTTTGCACCAAATTTAAAAACAAATGAAGAACCAATCCAAATAATACTAGAAGCAGTCAAAAAAGCAGGATACAAAGAAGGAGAACAAATTGCAATTGCACTAGATGTAGCAAGTAGCGAATTTGTAAATGATAAAGGAATCTATTCACTAAAGGGTGAAGGAAGGGAGCTTAGCTCACAAGAATTAGTAGAATATTATGAAAAACTAATTAACAAATATCCAATAGTATCAATTGAAGATGGTTTAAGCGAAGATGATTGGGAAGGCTGGAAACTCCTTACAGAAAAGCTAGGAGACAAGATTCAGCTTGTAGGGGATGATTTATTTGTTACAAATTCAAAAATATTACAAGAAGGTATAGATAAGAAAATTGCAAATGCAATTTTAATAAAGCCAAACCAAATAGGAACAGTAAGCCAAACAATACAAGCAATACAACTAGCACAAAGAAACAATTATAAGTGTATTATGAGCCATAGAAGTGGTGAGAGCGAGGATAGCTTTATTGCTGATTTTGCAGTTGCACTAAATACCGGAGAGATAAAAACAGGCTCAACAGCAAGAAGTGAGAGAATGGCAAAATATAATAGACTGCTAAGTATTGAAAAAGAACTACATAATCCGATATATCTAGGAAGCAGTTTGTTTAAAAGATGAGTAACAAATATGTAAATGGTGGGTTTTATAAACTCCTGCCATATCTTAGTCTTGCATTAATAATATGTATTATTGGTGTGTATTTTGCAAACTTGATGTTTGGCACAAACTCTTTAAGTATTCTCCTTGAGCTACGCCAAAAGGAACAAAAAATGCAAGAAGAAGTTAGGAGTCTAACAGAACAAAATGCAAATCTACAAAAAGAATTCTTTGAACTAAAGGGGCTAGAACCAAAATGAAAAAAATTGCTTTATTACTAATAACTTCATTTGCATTTGCTAATGAACCGCAAACACTACCACAAATACCAACAATACAAAACAATGACAATAACACAACAATGCAACCTATAAATAATTCTCTAAATAATCCTTTAATCCCTGAAATATCAAAAGAAGCCACGCCAAACACACAAGAAATAACACAAAATGCAAACAAAAGAGACCCATTCCAAAGTCAAATAACACCAAAAGAAAGTGGTCAAATATCAAATGCACCGAATCTAAATTTGTTTAGCAAAGCAGAATTAAATCTGCCATCAACAGCAAGGAAGCTAAAAAAAATCACAATAGAGTACCAAAACCTTAATGGCTCAATTACAAGCATAGAAAAAGAAATAGATGGAGATATAGACTGGCATTTTCCACTTGTGCTAAAACAAGACTTGCAACCAAAAGTTACAGAAAAACCAACAAATAGTAATTTCACTTTAGGAGAGAAATTCAAGTTTAAAATAAATGAACAAACACTAAATCTACAAACTCCATATACTTTGCTAAGGAATTTCACCCTTGCATCTCCTACTAGATTGGTGCTTGATTTTAAAAACCCAACAAAAAAAGAATTTGAAGAAGGAATCTCAACAAATCTACCTGTAATAACAGATGCAACAATCCAAACACATTTAGACTTCTTTAGAATTACATTAAACTTAGATGGTCAATACAATTATAAACTAGACCAAAAAGACAAGGAAATTACTATTGAATTCCAATAATATCGTCCTAATAGGATTCATGGGTAGTGGTAAAAGCACGATTGCTAGGTGCTTATACCAACACACAAAAAAAATGGTCCTAGATAGCGATATTATAATTTCTAACAATGAGAACTTAGATATTAAAGATATATTCTTAAAATATGGAGAAGAGTATTTTAGAAAATTAGAATTAGAATTTTGTAACTTCATAAAAGACAATGTAAAAAATTCAATAATATCCACAGGTGGTGGCATGCCAAGTGTATGTAATGTAAAGGATATTGGCAAGGTATTTTTTTTAGATTTGCCATTTAAGGAGATTGAAAATAGACTTAAAGATTCAAAAAATAGACCTCTCTTTAGCGATACCAAAAAGGCAAAATTACTATATGAACAACGACAAGAAATATATAAATCCTCTTGCCATTTTATAATCAATGCCAATAAAACTCCACGAGAAATAACACAAGAGATATTACAAAAAATATGAAAAATATAATTTTTATAAGATTCAAAAACTCTAAAGTCGGTGGTGCTGAAAATTACTTAAATAAAATATGCACTAAACTAAAAGATTCACAAATACTATCAACAAACACATATAAAGAAAAACAAACAATACAAATCAAAATCACAAAATTTTTACCTTCATTTGTTAGATTTTTAATCTTTTTATACAAATATGAAAATTACAAAAAACAAAACCCAAACAATATATACTTTAGCCTCGAGAGAGTGCTTAATTGCGATATTTATCGTGCTGGTGATGGTGTGCATAAAGAATGGCTAGAGATAAAAAATGACAATTTTATTAAAAAAACAAAAAGCTACTTTAACCCAATGAATCTCATATACACAAACATAGAAAAAAGGCTTTTTAAAAACGCAAAAATAATTATTGCAAACTCAAATATGATAAAAGATTCAATACATAAATACTACAAAATAAACACAGATAAAATAAAAGTAATCCACAATGGCATAAACCTACCACAAAGCATAAATAAACAAGAAGCAAAAGAACAAATCATAAAAATGCTAAATATAAAAAATACAAACATCATACTTTTTGTAGGTAGCGGATATGCTAGAAAAGGACTAAAAGAAGCACTCTTAATGCT contains these protein-coding regions:
- a CDS encoding dTDP-4-dehydrorhamnose 3,5-epimerase family protein, encoding MAIDFKIRQSLILPEVYIIEPNKFSDLRGDIWSAFMEESLKSLVKGTRFCHDKFINSHFNVLRGIHGDSNTWKFVTCVYGEVMQVVVDCREDSPNFGKYEGFIINTKNQKMILIPPNFGNAHYVRSKEAVYYYKLAYNGEYTDFDRQFTYPWNDKRFNIKWGDIDPILSDRDIEAKGR
- a CDS encoding FkbM family methyltransferase; its protein translation is MNKNDILTIKVGSVSYKMYLPNKEVDAIQKILYAENRPFEHVLLEDMVSRLDKDSYVLDVGLNIGNHAMYLAAHGINVIGFEANKKLFCIAQESVKLNKFEKRVKIHNCGISNKEHKAYFDVEYVENMGAMSLSMGEKEGRESIQCKTLDSFNIKEKISAIKIDVEGMEAEVVGGGAI
- a CDS encoding glycosyltransferase family 10 domain-containing protein, with translation MAKTKKTQQISKKKIKLRIVDWWNVETEENFWKDGIIKKINEKFEVEYSNEPDFLIYGPYGYRHINFSCPRIFVTYENVRTNWNIADYGIDFDYMSFGDRHERICYIGALGEEQRIVLNPKLKRNYKKTKFCGFMATNSGWGIVGLERDKAFDEISKYKQVDSGGNWRNNIGGAVGNRWGDDVFTSKINWLKDYKFNLCFENSSYAGYTTERIFDAFIAGCIPIYWGDPVISGFGDDRKSDFVINPKAFINALNYPTLKDMVEDIKRIDSDDKLFKEMINEPIFLEVESYEYYNNRIYDFIFKILDQDPKDAYRRGEGQFLYMHENFYKKAIEEKSIAMYVSKYKSEEFLK
- the coaE gene encoding dephospho-CoA kinase (Dephospho-CoA kinase (CoaE) performs the final step in coenzyme A biosynthesis.), whose amino-acid sequence is MKFKYAIALTGGIGSGKSTTSSLLKLYGYSVICADRISHEVLEDNSWLVVERFGSEILSYGKVDRRKLGEIVFSNKDVKKELESILHPLIKNKIEILASSLEEKKFPYFIDIPLFYETRNYDISNVVLVYASLDVRLNRIMLRDNINDSMALKKIESQMSLDDKKNLASYVIYNNGTLEELQSEVEKYIKTIN
- a CDS encoding spermine/spermidine synthase domain-containing protein; this translates as MWLTKSYEEKIQQEYKIKNKITEVTGEKHTLELFDSEFFGNIAFIDGYVMLQSTLSIQSELLAHIAACSHKNPKRALIVGGFNIEIAHELTKHEGLSVDFLQQDLDVLETLISFFPHYQSIFKNNRFSHISQDKEMFIKKSVEDSSLYDIVISLNSDVASYKEVLSDDGILISHMPHLMLEFDKAEEFLRGFGDFRILMPFIAPLSLSLKDCYMFASKKYHPTADIMLQRADMLDDLEYYCANLHLSSFVIPKSIKNKLYGIVKN
- a CDS encoding META domain-containing protein, with product MKNIVVSLAVVGAVMFSGCSLKSDLKQDEASVNNVGQYNFDEILKQKEKWKIDTYKVGDKTTFLNYKNSEDFYLSFKEGKVVGKAGCNHFFAEYKIEGNKFEVSHAGMTRMMCEEKLVQIENEIVGNLTNNTSVIEKLNDGGISFKNEKLYLEIK
- a CDS encoding peptidylprolyl isomerase, with protein sequence MKKSLLALVFSGFLLSEPALVNGIAFYVNGSPVTILELLRVQQRDKVSQDIAVDRLINQRLHKEEMEKRKIVVTELDIEDEIKLLAKKNNITPDKIKSFIEGKGINWESYKNEIKSSIEERKLYQAISSESLKMVSDQDLRNYYEENKNEFSIPQSIDVVKFYSYDNVALEQILISNGKNIPKNVKRENEILQTMALNPQIVSAFTQTKIGAFTPIFPIGDEYVTFLIKAKNNPTLLPFENVKEVVRQKMLVSKEDYLIYEYFEKLRSNAKVDIVRLK
- a CDS encoding M20/M25/M40 family metallo-hydrolase; the protein is MSKIEIDSFEPLKVFLEICNIPHASGECESLREWIKNKALEYGASVTIDSAGNLLAKKGKPKVCLQGHIDMVYVSESESFGIEPYIKDGFLKAKHSSLGADNGAALACMILALRDFDNLECLFTIDEEIGMIGAKNITLDIESKVMINCDSEDIDEIVCSCAGGYDLECKIKLEQIEIPSDYKIVEISTNKDRFIGGHSGIEIHKDIQNAILSICYVAQKLIDDGGILVGLSGGEKRNSIPTNATLEIALRNDYILDIDTSLFEVKNVEFNNMAFVANNLINGLLSVKNGVIDSDDSGVILSSNVGILRQIDDEVYVYIMGRGNKENSMKENIQNTQEILGSFGFASNVVDLYNPWEREDSEFLNHVYRVFKIHNNKVKIKSIHAGLECGILKEKYPNISFLSIGPSIFHPHSLGEKMDIESFRKFWAVLCDILKTI
- a CDS encoding 3-methyladenine DNA glycosylase; translated protein: MYLENSFMLLEFLKNSGYLKNPPHKLWWPNTGEFEVILGAILVQNTRWEQAFIAIDKLRNNKLLSLEKIANMKEIELQTYINNVGFYKRKSTRIIAICQNILETFGDFDCFCVNVSREWLLAQKGIGCESADSILCYGALRDEMVADNYTYKLLRFYGYELDNYEDIKEWLVSGLLENYESVCKLYNKEIGLNELYARFHGKIVDYCKDHKEVLCQK